The DNA segment TTGCAGCTTGCGTGCCCACAATTCCACCGCCTAAAACGACTACTTTTGCCGGTGCAACTCCGGGAACACCTCCCAAGAGAATTCCTTTTCCTTTCATTGGTTTTTCTAGATATTTTGCACCTTCTTGAATGGCCATTCTTCCCGCCACTTCCGACATTGGAACCAATAATGGCAAACTTCGGTCTGATTTTTCAACCGTTTCATAAGCCAAACAAACCGCTTTGCGTTCAATCATCGCATAAGTCAATGGTTCAGAGGAAGCAAAGTGGAAATAAGTGAATAATAATTGGTCTTTTTTGATAAGTGGGTATTCTGAGGCAATGGGTTCTTTTACCTTGATAATCATTTCGGCAATGTCATAAACGGCTTCAATGGTTGGTAAAAGTTCGGCTCCAGCTTCTGTGTAGGCATTGTCGCTGAAACCACTGTTTTCTCCTGCGCTTTTTTGCACATATACAAGATGTCCGTGTTTTTTGAATTCGGCTACTCCGGCTGGGGTTAGCGCTACACGGTTTTCGTTGTTTTTGATTTCTTTTGGGATTCCAATGATCATAATAGTTGTGTTTAGTAGTTGTGTTTTAAATATATACAAATTTACTACTTAAAGAAAATATTATGTTTAACGGATTTGAATTAAGAAAATAACAGTTTAATTTGGTATTTTTACACAAAATATTTCTTTATTGAAGGCTAATAGTAGTTTTAAAAAGAAAAATTATCTGATTTTAAATGTTTTAAAAATAACAAAATAAACAACAATTGTTATGATTTTAGATGAAACGGACAAAAAAATCCTGCGATTGCTACAAGTGGATGCGCATTTGACTTTAAAAGATATTTCCAATAAAATAAATCTCTCGCTTACGCCCGTTCACGATCGAGTGAAACGTTTGGAAAAGGAAGGGATTATCGAAAAATATGTTTCGATTTTGAACAAGAAGAAATTGGGCAATAATTTGATGGTCTATTGTCAAGTGACGTTGGTGAAACAAACCTACGATGTTTCGGAAGGATTCAATCAATCGATTATGAATATGCCGGAAGTGGTTGAATGTAATTTTATTTCGGGAAGTTTCGATTATATGCTCAAAATCATTTTGCCCGATATGGAAAGCTACCATAATTTTCACCAAAAAAAGTTGTCGGTTTTGCCCGAGGTTTCGTTGATTAACAGCTTTTTTATTATCTCGGAAGTAAAGAGCACAACCGTTTTGCCTATATAAAAGTTAACCTCAGATTCGCAGCTTTTTTTTATTAATCTGCGAATCTGAGGTTTGTTTTTTATCCAATTTTAGAAGTTGATTTAAATAATAATTCGGATGATTTCTCCTCTTTTATTAATCATTTCCATTTGAATACTTTGATTCTCGGCCTTGTTGTTCAAAAGTTTTGAAGCCGATTCGATGTCTTTAATTTTTACATTGTCAATGCTCAAGATGATATTTCCTTTCAGATCTTGTTCGTATTGTTTTAGATTTTCATTGGTGATGGATTTTATTTTTGCACCTCCATCCAAATGAAATCGCTTTTTGTCTGCCGCATCAATATTTTCCAATTCGATACCTTTGATTTCAGTGCTGAAAAACTCGTTTTTACTCAAAACAACTGGAACGGCTTTATTTTTTCCTTCACGAATAAAAGTAACTTCTACTTTGTCGTTGGGTCTTTTGGTGTTGATATAACCCGAAAGGTCGGCAAAGGTGGCAATATTTTGATTGTCCAATTTAACAATGATGTCGCCTTTTTGTATTCCTGCTTTTTCGGCTCCAGAGTTTTTTTGTACTTTGTTGATGTAAAAGCCTTGTGTTTCTTTAATCCCCAGTTCTTTTGAGGCTTGAGCGTTCAATTCACCTCCTTCAACACCAAGGACGCCTCTTTGTACGTTTCCAAACTCTATCAAGTCATCAATGATTTTTTTGGCATTATTCGAAGGAATCGCAAAGGAATAACCAGCGTAAGAACCAGTCGGCGACGAAATCATCGTGTTGATTCCAATTAATTCCCCACGAGTATTGACCAAGGCACCACCACTGTTTCCTGGGTTTACGGCAGCATCGGTTTGAATGAACGATTGAATTCCGCCAGTTTCCAAATTTCTGGCTTTGGCCGAAATGATTCCTGCCGTTACCGTCGAATTTAAATTATAAGGATTTCCTACTGCTAAAACCCATTCGCCAATTTTTACCGAATCCGAGTTGGCAAAAACTGTATAAGGTAATTTCTCGTCAGCATTGATTTTTAACAAAGCAATATCCATTTTTGAGTCTGTTCCGATGAGTTTTGCAGGGTAGGATTTTTTGTTGTTCAAGGTGATTTCTATTTCCGATGCGTCTTTTATCACGTGATTGTTGGTCACTATATAACCGTCTTCCGAAATGATTACTCCCGAACCCGTCCCTACTTGTTCCTGCAATTGGTCGCCACGGTAACCGTAGAAATATTCCAAAATAGGATTCGAAACATTTTTTCGGGAAACATTTTTTACGTGAACCACCGTGTGAATGGTTTTGTCGGCAGCTTCGGTAAAATCAACTGCTTCTGCCGATAGGCCAACTGTTCGTCCATACGAATTAGGAGCTGAAGTTGTAATGGATTTGTTTGAAAAAAAGCCATTGTCGTCAAATAACAATTTATAAGAACCCAATGTTACGGCTCCGCTCAACAATGATACCAAAAATAGGCTTGAAAATCGTTTCATAGTTTTATAGTTATTTAAGAATTTACACTGTAAAATTAAAAATTTTGCTATTCCAAAAAAACAGTTTAACGCTCGTTTAACAATCTTTAACGTATCATTAATATTTTGAAATTTTACTGAAAAGACGCAAGGTCGCAAAGAAAAAAGTTGGAAAGCTTCCAAAGTAATCATCCTGATAAATTTGAAATTTTGCAAAGCGTACTTTTAATTAAAACTTTGCGCCCTTGCGTCTTTGCGGTAGAAATTAACCCAATGTTTTTTGTACTTTTGTAACTCTTAATACATACTATAATGCAAGTAGAATTCTATAAATACCAGGGAACAGGAAACGATTTTGTAATGATAGACAATCGCTCCGGATTTTTCCCAAAGGAAAATGTACAACTCGTGGCTCGTTTGTGCGACCGACGTTTTGGAATTGGAGCGGATGGATTGATTCTGTTGGAAAACGACACCGAAACTGATTTTAAAATGGTTTATTACAATTCCGATGGAAACCAAAGCTCCATGTGTGGGAATGGTGGTCGCTGTTTGGTGGCTTTCGCCAAAGATTTGAACGTGATTAAAGACAATTGTACTTTCATCGCTACCGATGGTTTGCATCACGCCAGCGTTGCCAATGATGGAATTGTGTCTTTGCAAATGATTGATGTTGCCGATATAAAAAAAGAAGCCGATTACACTTTTATGAATACGGGTTCGCCACACCACGTGCAACTGGTGGAAGATTTGGAACATTATAATGTAAAAGAAAACGGAGCAGCTCTTCGTTACGGGTCATTATACGGAAAAGAAGGAAGCAACATCAATTTCGTTAAGAAAATCAATGAAGATACTTTCTCGCTTCGCACTTACGAAAGAGGGGTAGAAGATGAAACATTGGCTTGCGGAACAGGAGCTACAGCCGTTGCCATTGCAATGAATGCTACAGGACAAACCAATGCTTCTTCCATTAATTTAAATGTGGAAGGCGGAAAATTAGCCGTTTCTTTTGATAAAATTGGTGATCAGTTTACCAATGTTTTCCTAATTGGGCCAGCGGAATTTGTGTTTAAAGGGCAAATTGAAATTTAGAAAAATAATGATTTGGGCGTGACCCTCCGTAAAAACTACGGGTCGGGCTTTACGTTCCCGCTTTTTTTCTTTTCAATTGCCCCGCCTTTAAAGGCGGGGCAATTGAAAAGAAAAAAGAGCTCCACTGCAATCCCTCACGCGGAGCAACTGCAGAAAAAAATAAATAAAACTTGAGGAGCCAATTTGGCACCTCAAACTCAAATCAAAATGATCACACTAAAAGGCGAAAACATCTACCTCCGAGCACTCGAACCCAATGATTTGGAGTTTGTTTATGCTATGGAAAACGACCAAAGTATTTGGGAAGTGAGCAATACGCAAACGCCTTACAGTCGGTTTTTGGTAAAGCAATACCTCGAAAATGCGCATCAGGATATTTATGAAGCCAAACAATTGCGATTGGCAATTTGTCAGGATGAAGATTTTCCAGCCATCGGATTAATCGATTTGTTTGATTTTGATCCGAAGAATAATCGGGCAGGAATTGGTATTGTAATTCAGGGAACAGAAAACCGAAAACAGAATATTGGTTCCGAAGCTTTGGAACTCTTGATTCGATATGCTTTTTATCATTTGAATCTACATCAATTATATGCAAATATAGATACAGAAAATGTTGCGAGTACGGCTCTTTTTTCTAAATTTGGATTCCAGAAAATAGGAACCAAAAA comes from the Flavobacterium limnophilum genome and includes:
- a CDS encoding S1C family serine protease; the protein is MKRFSSLFLVSLLSGAVTLGSYKLLFDDNGFFSNKSITTSAPNSYGRTVGLSAEAVDFTEAADKTIHTVVHVKNVSRKNVSNPILEYFYGYRGDQLQEQVGTGSGVIISEDGYIVTNNHVIKDASEIEITLNNKKSYPAKLIGTDSKMDIALLKINADEKLPYTVFANSDSVKIGEWVLAVGNPYNLNSTVTAGIISAKARNLETGGIQSFIQTDAAVNPGNSGGALVNTRGELIGINTMISSPTGSYAGYSFAIPSNNAKKIIDDLIEFGNVQRGVLGVEGGELNAQASKELGIKETQGFYINKVQKNSGAEKAGIQKGDIIVKLDNQNIATFADLSGYINTKRPNDKVEVTFIREGKNKAVPVVLSKNEFFSTEIKGIELENIDAADKKRFHLDGGAKIKSITNENLKQYEQDLKGNIILSIDNVKIKDIESASKLLNNKAENQSIQMEMINKRGEIIRIII
- a CDS encoding GNAT family N-acetyltransferase, with translation MITLKGENIYLRALEPNDLEFVYAMENDQSIWEVSNTQTPYSRFLVKQYLENAHQDIYEAKQLRLAICQDEDFPAIGLIDLFDFDPKNNRAGIGIVIQGTENRKQNIGSEALELLIRYAFYHLNLHQLYANIDTENVASTALFSKFGFQKIGTKKDWILVNGVYKDEAIFQLIKKV
- a CDS encoding Lrp/AsnC family transcriptional regulator, whose product is MILDETDKKILRLLQVDAHLTLKDISNKINLSLTPVHDRVKRLEKEGIIEKYVSILNKKKLGNNLMVYCQVTLVKQTYDVSEGFNQSIMNMPEVVECNFISGSFDYMLKIILPDMESYHNFHQKKLSVLPEVSLINSFFIISEVKSTTVLPI
- the dapF gene encoding diaminopimelate epimerase; amino-acid sequence: MQVEFYKYQGTGNDFVMIDNRSGFFPKENVQLVARLCDRRFGIGADGLILLENDTETDFKMVYYNSDGNQSSMCGNGGRCLVAFAKDLNVIKDNCTFIATDGLHHASVANDGIVSLQMIDVADIKKEADYTFMNTGSPHHVQLVEDLEHYNVKENGAALRYGSLYGKEGSNINFVKKINEDTFSLRTYERGVEDETLACGTGATAVAIAMNATGQTNASSINLNVEGGKLAVSFDKIGDQFTNVFLIGPAEFVFKGQIEI